Below is a window of Cryobacterium sp. PAMC25264 DNA.
CGGCCGGCACCCGGCCCCCAGACCCATCCGACGACCCACAACCACCCCCTAGAGAAAGAGAGAACACCATGAGTGGATCCGACAAGATCGAGAACGCCGGCCAGGACCTCGCTGGTAAGGCGAAGGAAGCCTTCGGCAAGGCCACCAACGACGACTCCAAGGTCGCCGAGGGCAAGTCCGACCAGGCTCAGGCAGACCTCAAGAAGGCCGGCGAGAACGTCAAGGACGCGTTCAAGAAGTAACCCGACAGGTCACCCGGCCGGCGCTGCCTGATCCGCGGCGCCGGCCGGGCAGACCGCCGCGGCACGCACATCCGTCTCGGCCTCCCGCGCCGTCCAGGGCAGCGTCACCGCGGTCGTTGTGCCGTCGGCGGGCTGGGCACCCTCGGCTTGTGCAGAGGCTTGTGCAGCAGCCTGGGCATCGGCCTGGGCATCGGCGGCGAGCACGGCCAACCACCGGGCCAGGGCCAGGATGAATTCCTCCCCGCCGCTGGAATTGTTGACCGAAACCACCACCACCAGCCCGCTCACCGGATCGGCGAGCGCGGCCGACAGAAACCCGGGAATCTTTCCAGCACCGCCCCGCAGCGGGCCAATCTGCTCAGCCCCCAGCCCCTGCCTGCGCCACCTGGACGCACCATCCTCCGGCACGCTCGTCCACAGCTCTCCCGCCGTGTCCGGCTCCAGCAGGCTCCCCGTGGCCAGCGCCACTGACCAGGTCCTGAGGTCCTCAAGGGTGGAGACCACCCCACCAGCCACCCCGGTCATCGACGGCGACAGCTGCGTCACGTCCTGCATCGTGGCGCAGTCGGGCGAGCCGTCCGGCCCGCCCGCGGCGGCCCATCCGTGCGGGTGGTCGAGCGCCGGCTCGAGGTCGGCCGGCCCGGGGTACGCCGTGGAATCGAGCCCCAACGGGTCGAAGATGTAGCGCCGGTAGAGGTCCGCCCACTGCTCACCCGTCGCCGCCTGCAGGGCCTGACCGAGCAGCTGGACACCCACATCGGAACGGTTCCACTCCCGGCCGGGTTGACCGGCCCGCACAGAGCCCATTCCCCCCGAAATCAGCTCCATCGGAGCCCACTGCCGGGTCGGGTTGGCGATGAACTGCGGGTCGAGCGTGGGTTGACCGAGCCCGGAGGTGTGCTGGCACAGCTGCCGCAGCGTGATGCCGTCCAGCCCCGGCGGGCGCGTCAGGTAGGTGGCGACCGGGTCATCCAGGCCTACCCGGCCCTCGTCGACAAGGCGGAGTAGAACCGTGCAGGTCATGGCGGTGGTCAGGGTGCCGATCCGGAACTGCATGCCGGCGTTCACCGCGGCACCGCCGGCCGGTCGGCCGGTGGCGACCTCGAGCTGCGTGCCGATCCGGCCCGGGCT
It encodes the following:
- a CDS encoding CsbD family protein, with amino-acid sequence MSGSDKIENAGQDLAGKAKEAFGKATNDDSKVAEGKSDQAQADLKKAGENVKDAFKK
- a CDS encoding serine hydrolase; its protein translation is MGPLPTPPEARTHARARRRWTTAAALALASLALLLNGCAETRSSIPIGPEQSSGTLAPATAADLDEALAEGLLLAGASGAIAGVWVPGVGRWLASPGRIGTQLEVATGRPAGGAAVNAGMQFRIGTLTTAMTCTVLLRLVDEGRVGLDDPVATYLTRPPGLDGITLRQLCQHTSGLGQPTLDPQFIANPTRQWAPMELISGGMGSVRAGQPGREWNRSDVGVQLLGQALQAATGEQWADLYRRYIFDPLGLDSTAYPGPADLEPALDHPHGWAAAGGPDGSPDCATMQDVTQLSPSMTGVAGGVVSTLEDLRTWSVALATGSLLEPDTAGELWTSVPEDGASRWRRQGLGAEQIGPLRGGAGKIPGFLSAALADPVSGLVVVVSVNNSSGGEEFILALARWLAVLAADAQADAQAAAQASAQAEGAQPADGTTTAVTLPWTAREAETDVRAAAVCPAGAADQAAPAG